Proteins encoded in a region of the Ornithodoros turicata isolate Travis chromosome 3, ASM3712646v1, whole genome shotgun sequence genome:
- the LOC135389558 gene encoding uncharacterized protein LOC135389558 — MREKNKNLKIQLAKVQEELEKERELCRGLQEVLLKKFEESTIPDMPVQAVDSAERFAGQGDATATYNPTSCQQVAESHPAPPVHNASASIQMIHGNVGLQFAAAAASVGGQGQELSEANCTNEALLPPVMASVGNKVHLGNGIFIADEKMTWMMQTKSDSKFLREVVRTIWSPEELRGRSITGKPCQRLLKNGTTAKRALTPRKLMAVTNAFQAFVNKNACPKGLTVQQRTGMKNRLLADFLKTM, encoded by the exons ATGAGAGAGAAGAATAAAAATCTGAAGATCCAGCTGGCAAAAGTGCAGGAGGAGctggagaaagagagagaactcTGCCGTGGTCTCCAAGAGGTCCTATTAAAGAAGTTTG AGGAGTCCACCATTCCTGACATGCCAGTGCAGGCAGTGGACAGTGCAGAAAGGTTTGCAGGGCAGGGTGACGCCACAGCAACTTACAACCCAACAAGCTGTCAGCAG GTAGCAGAGTCACACCCTGCACCTCCAGTCCACAATGCATCTGCCAGCATTCAGATGATTCACGGAAATGTTGGTTTGCAATTTGCTGCAGCAGCAGCTTCTGTTGGTGGCCAG GGACAAGAACTGTCTGAAGCCAACTGCACAAATGAGGCTCTGCTGCCCCCCGTGATGGCTTCCGTTGGCAATAAG GTTCACCTTGGCAATGGAATATTCATTGCAGATGAGAAGATGACCTGGATGATGCAAACAAAGTCAGATTCCAAATTTTTAAGAGAGGTGGTGCGGACGATATGGTCGCCCGAGGAGCTTCGTGGTCGGAGCATCACGGGCAAGCCCTGTCAGAGGCTATTGAAGAATGGGACAACGGCCAAACGGGCACTTACCCCTCGCAAGCTTATGGCTGTCACAA ATGCATTTCAAGCATTCGTTAACAAGAATGCTTGTCCCAAAGGCCTCACTGTGCAACAGCGAACAGGAATGAAAAACCGTCTACTTGCCGACTTTCTGAAAACAATGTGA